One Eubacteriales bacterium mix99 genomic window carries:
- the ftsY gene encoding signal recognition particle-docking protein FtsY, whose translation MESDDRKKKGFFSRLKNGLTRTRGSITDRVDELIRYYRQIDDDFFDDLEDTLIMGDVGVPTSEKIISGIREKVKEDKIGDPSRIKDLLKDSITSILKRNTQPLILPHPTVLLVVGVNGVGKTTTIGKLADRYRKQGKKVLVAAADTFRAAAGEQLEIWCKRAQVPIIRHKEGADPSAVVFDAIQSARSRGTDILLCDTAGRLHNKKNLMNELEKMNRIIDRQFPEAHKEVLLVLDATTGQNAVSQASLFREVVGINGIALTKLDGTAKGGVIIAVKSLLDIPVYYVGVGEQTEDLQPFVPEDFTDALFES comes from the coding sequence ATGGAAAGCGACGACAGGAAGAAAAAAGGTTTTTTTTCAAGACTGAAGAACGGTCTCACCAGGACCAGGGGCAGTATCACAGATCGGGTGGATGAATTGATCCGGTACTATCGTCAGATAGATGATGATTTTTTCGACGACCTGGAAGACACATTGATTATGGGGGATGTCGGGGTGCCAACCAGTGAAAAAATCATTTCCGGTATACGGGAAAAGGTAAAAGAGGATAAAATAGGGGATCCTTCAAGAATCAAGGACCTGCTAAAGGATAGTATTACCTCCATTTTGAAAAGGAATACACAGCCTCTGATCCTTCCGCACCCGACGGTACTGTTGGTAGTCGGCGTCAATGGAGTAGGCAAGACCACTACCATCGGGAAGCTGGCGGACCGCTACCGAAAGCAAGGCAAAAAAGTACTGGTGGCTGCGGCAGATACGTTTCGCGCTGCTGCAGGGGAGCAACTGGAAATCTGGTGCAAACGGGCGCAGGTCCCCATTATTCGCCATAAAGAGGGAGCAGACCCTTCTGCAGTGGTTTTTGATGCTATTCAATCTGCCAGGTCCAGGGGAACGGACATCCTGCTCTGCGATACAGCCGGGCGGCTTCACAATAAAAAGAATCTGATGAATGAATTGGAAAAGATGAATCGGATTATTGACCGGCAATTTCCGGAAGCCCATAAGGAAGTCCTTTTGGTCCTGGACGCCACAACCGGTCAGAATGCCGTTTCCCAGGCATCCCTGTTTCGGGAAGTGGTTGGAATCAATGGCATTGCCTTGACGAAACTGGATGGAACCGCAAAGGGTGGGGTCATCATCGCTGTGAAGTCCCTGCTTGATATCCCGGTTTATTATGTAGGCGTAGGGGAGCAGACAGAGGATTTGCAGCCTTTTGTACCAGAAGATTTTACAGATGCCCTGTTTGAATCTTAG
- the rpsP gene encoding 30S ribosomal protein S16 — protein MVKIRLKRIGKKKAPFYRIVVADSRYARDGRFLEEIGHYNPNTNPSEMEVDADRAKDWLNKGAQPTDTVRALLKKNGIL, from the coding sequence GTGGTAAAAATCAGATTAAAAAGAATTGGGAAAAAGAAAGCACCTTTTTATCGTATCGTAGTTGCAGATTCCCGCTATGCAAGGGACGGAAGGTTTTTGGAGGAAATCGGGCATTACAATCCCAATACCAATCCTTCCGAGATGGAAGTTGATGCGGATCGGGCAAAGGATTGGCTGAATAAAGGTGCTCAGCCTACAGACACGGTCCGTGCCCTTCTGAAGAAAAACGGTATACTATAG
- the trmD gene encoding tRNA (guanosine(37)-N1)-methyltransferase TrmD, with the protein MKIDILTLFPEMFDAFRMTSIVGRAVEKKILDLEIFNIRDFAANKHSQADDYPYGGGAGMVLIPQPLSDALDYVLSRYFGEKPKVIYLSPQGMVWNQRLADEISKEPAMILLCGHYEGIDQRIIDKYVDQEISIGDYVLTGGELPAMVLTDCVARLIPGVLGSSESILEESHSTGLLEYPQYTRPAEYDGNTVPEVLLSGNHKEISKWRRRQSLKNTFLKRPDLIKKAELSQEDQDWLNEQKNNF; encoded by the coding sequence ATGAAAATTGATATTCTTACTTTATTTCCGGAAATGTTTGATGCCTTTCGGATGACCAGCATTGTAGGCAGGGCTGTGGAAAAGAAGATTCTTGATCTGGAGATCTTCAATATTCGTGATTTTGCCGCAAATAAGCATAGCCAGGCCGATGATTACCCCTATGGCGGTGGCGCCGGTATGGTATTGATACCTCAGCCATTATCCGATGCGTTGGATTATGTTCTGTCCCGATATTTCGGTGAGAAGCCGAAGGTGATCTATCTGTCCCCTCAGGGGATGGTATGGAATCAGCGTCTGGCAGATGAGATTTCAAAAGAGCCTGCAATGATTTTGCTGTGCGGGCATTATGAGGGGATTGACCAGCGTATTATTGATAAATATGTGGATCAGGAGATTTCCATCGGTGATTATGTATTGACCGGCGGGGAGCTTCCCGCCATGGTCCTGACAGACTGCGTTGCCCGCTTGATTCCCGGTGTATTGGGCAGTTCCGAGTCCATCCTGGAGGAGTCCCACTCAACCGGCTTGCTGGAATATCCTCAATACACCAGGCCTGCGGAATATGATGGGAATACGGTACCGGAAGTTCTGCTGTCCGGGAACCATAAGGAGATCAGCAAATGGCGGAGGCGGCAGAGCCTGAAAAATACGTTTTTGAAACGCCCCGATTTGATAAAGAAAGCGGAGTTGTCGCAGGAAGATCAGGATTGGCTCAATGAGCAGAAGAATAATTTTTGA
- a CDS encoding KH domain-containing protein, with translation MAELVEFLAKSLVDHPDQVDVRTVEGNEGMTIELRVASDDMGKVIGKQGRIAKAIRTVVKAAAVRENKKVAVEIV, from the coding sequence ATGGCTGAATTGGTGGAATTCCTGGCAAAGTCCCTGGTGGATCATCCGGATCAGGTGGATGTCCGGACAGTGGAGGGAAATGAAGGAATGACCATAGAGCTTCGGGTGGCATCCGATGACATGGGTAAGGTAATCGGAAAGCAGGGCAGAATTGCAAAAGCCATTCGAACGGTGGTCAAGGCGGCTGCTGTCAGGGAAAACAAAAAGGTTGCCGTTGAAATCGTATAA
- the ffh gene encoding signal recognition particle protein: MPFEGLADKLQATFKKLTGKGKLNEKDVKSAMREVKLALLEADVNFVVVKDLIRKITDRAVGQEIMESLTPGHQVIKIVNEELTALMGGTQSKVTIASSPPTILMLVGLQGAGKTTHAGKLARYFRKQGKNPLLVACDIYRPAAIEQLKIVGEKVNTPVFERGRENPVAIAKEALEYAKDHQYDMLLVDTAGRLHINEELMEELKSIRNGIHPHEILLVVDAMTGQDAVNVAQSFHEKLGIDGVILTKLDGDTRGGAALSVRAVTGKPVKFVGTGEKLEDLEVFHPDRMASRILGMGDVLTVIEKAQANMDSRKAQEMEKKLRTQTFTLDDYLEQLEQIKGMGSMSDILAMIPGLNAGKLKGVQVDERQIPRTQAIIQSMTKKERNNPSLINASRRKRIAAGSGARIQDVNQLLKSYEELKKMMKQLNGAKGKKGRFRLPF; this comes from the coding sequence TTGCCGTTTGAAGGTCTGGCGGATAAGCTGCAGGCAACTTTCAAAAAGCTTACCGGAAAGGGCAAACTGAATGAGAAGGATGTAAAGTCCGCCATGCGGGAAGTGAAGCTGGCATTGCTGGAAGCGGATGTCAACTTTGTCGTTGTGAAGGATCTGATCCGGAAAATAACTGATCGTGCTGTGGGGCAGGAGATTATGGAAAGCCTGACTCCCGGGCATCAGGTCATCAAGATCGTGAACGAAGAACTGACTGCATTGATGGGAGGAACCCAAAGTAAGGTAACCATTGCTTCCAGCCCGCCGACCATTCTTATGCTGGTTGGGCTGCAGGGTGCCGGAAAGACGACTCATGCCGGCAAATTGGCCCGTTATTTCAGGAAGCAGGGCAAGAATCCACTGCTGGTAGCTTGCGATATCTATCGCCCTGCCGCAATAGAGCAGCTAAAGATTGTTGGGGAAAAGGTGAATACACCGGTCTTTGAGCGCGGACGGGAAAATCCTGTTGCCATTGCCAAAGAGGCTCTGGAGTATGCAAAGGATCATCAGTATGACATGCTTCTGGTGGATACGGCAGGACGGCTTCATATCAATGAAGAGCTGATGGAGGAACTGAAGTCCATCAGGAACGGCATCCATCCTCATGAGATTTTGCTTGTAGTGGATGCCATGACCGGGCAGGATGCTGTCAATGTGGCCCAGTCCTTTCATGAAAAGCTTGGAATAGACGGAGTGATCCTGACCAAGCTGGATGGGGATACCAGGGGAGGCGCTGCACTGTCCGTCCGGGCGGTGACCGGAAAGCCAGTCAAGTTTGTCGGTACGGGGGAAAAGCTGGAGGATCTGGAGGTGTTTCATCCGGATCGAATGGCATCCCGGATCCTTGGTATGGGCGATGTGCTGACTGTGATTGAGAAAGCACAGGCCAACATGGACAGCAGGAAAGCACAGGAAATGGAGAAAAAGCTCCGTACCCAGACGTTTACCCTGGATGATTATCTGGAGCAGCTGGAGCAGATCAAGGGAATGGGTTCCATGAGCGATATCCTGGCCATGATACCTGGGCTGAATGCAGGGAAACTGAAAGGAGTTCAGGTTGACGAAAGACAAATCCCCAGAACCCAGGCAATCATTCAATCCATGACAAAGAAGGAACGGAACAATCCTTCTCTGATCAATGCCAGTCGCAGGAAACGAATTGCTGCCGGAAGCGGGGCCCGTATTCAGGATGTCAATCAACTGCTGAAATCCTATGAGGAATTAAAAAAGATGATGAAGCAGCTCAATGGAGCAAAAGGCAAAAAAGGCAGATTCCGATTGCCTTTTTGA
- the rimM gene encoding ribosome maturation factor RimM (Essential for efficient processing of 16S rRNA), with the protein MKSYKRREKGMLDYLSVGVVLKPHGLKGEIKVKPLSDEKRRFDELTCVCVKKEEGYKELAITARRYDRDFVYLYLKDCCTVESVEPLRGQYLWIPRKMARVLPKDTFFIGDLIGCRVWTDAGKFLGTIENILRTGSNDVYVVEGPEGEMLLPALKSVVTRVDPSVGTILVDLSDMRGLLPDEN; encoded by the coding sequence TTGAAATCGTATAAAAGGCGTGAGAAAGGGATGCTGGATTATTTATCCGTTGGCGTTGTGCTGAAGCCTCATGGCCTGAAAGGCGAAATCAAGGTGAAACCACTGTCGGATGAGAAAAGACGTTTTGATGAATTGACATGCGTCTGTGTGAAGAAGGAAGAGGGCTACAAAGAGCTGGCAATTACAGCCCGGCGATATGACAGGGATTTTGTCTATCTGTATCTGAAAGACTGTTGCACGGTGGAATCGGTGGAGCCCCTGCGGGGTCAGTATCTGTGGATTCCCCGGAAAATGGCCCGTGTTTTGCCAAAAGATACTTTCTTTATCGGGGACTTGATCGGCTGCAGGGTTTGGACGGACGCCGGAAAATTTCTGGGAACCATTGAAAACATACTAAGAACCGGCAGCAACGATGTATATGTTGTAGAAGGGCCGGAGGGAGAAATGTTGCTTCCTGCCCTGAAAAGCGTCGTGACCCGGGTGGATCCTTCAGTGGGAACGATTCTTGTGGATCTTTCCGATATGAGGGGGCTGTTGCCGGATGAAAATTGA
- a CDS encoding DNA-binding protein — MNKFEEMASLLDLYGGLLTDKQKDAMDQYYNYNLSLQEVADNEGITRQGVHDLIQRSEHTLRITDEKLGFRSQLSEIRAGLEHADRQLEELAAGLDACRQEMNRLKSNCMGG; from the coding sequence ATGAATAAATTTGAAGAAATGGCTTCCTTGCTGGATTTATACGGTGGACTGCTGACCGACAAACAGAAGGATGCCATGGATCAGTATTATAACTATAACCTTTCTTTACAGGAAGTGGCTGATAATGAAGGAATCACCAGGCAGGGGGTACATGATCTGATTCAGCGTTCGGAGCATACTTTACGGATCACCGACGAAAAGCTGGGCTTCCGGAGTCAGTTGTCTGAAATCCGCGCCGGTCTGGAGCATGCAGACCGGCAGCTGGAGGAACTGGCAGCTGGTTTGGACGCATGCCGGCAGGAAATGAACCGGCTGAAGAGCAACTGTATGGGAGGTTGA